The Carassius gibelio isolate Cgi1373 ecotype wild population from Czech Republic chromosome A24, carGib1.2-hapl.c, whole genome shotgun sequence genome window below encodes:
- the LOC127945828 gene encoding GTP-binding protein Rheb, translating to MPQPKSRKIAVLGYRSVGKSSLTIQFVEGQFVDSYDPTIENTFTKMITVNGQEYHLQLVDTAGQDEYSIFPQTYSIDINGYILVYSVTSNKSFEVVQVIHEKLLDMVGKVQVPIMLVGNKKDLHMERVISCEEGKALAESWNAAFMESSAKENQTAVEVFKRIILEAEKIDGDAPQGRTSCSMM from the exons ATGCCGCAGCCGAAATCGCGAAAGATCGCCGTCCTGGGCTACAGATCCGTCG GGAAATCCTCCTTGACAATACAGTTCGTGGAAGGCCAGTTTGTCGACTCCTACGACCCCACGATTGAAAACA caTTTACGAAAATGATCACGGTGAACGGTCAGGAGTATCACCTGCAGCTGGTGGACACAGCCGGACAG GACGAATACTCTATTTTCCCGCAGACGTACTCTATAGATATCAACGGCTACATTCTGGTGTATTCAGTCACGTCAAATAAAAG TTTTGAAGTAGTACAAGTTATCCATGAAAAGTTGCTGGATATGGTGGGGAAAGTACA AGTACCCATAATGCTGGTGGGCAATAAGAAAGACCTTCACATGGAACG TGTGATCAGCTGTGAAGAGGGAAAAGCTTTGGCAGAATCCTGGAACGCAGCGTTCATGGAGTCCTCAGCCAAAGAGAACCAG acGGCTGTGGAGGTGTTTAAGAGGATAATCCTGGAGGCGGAGAAGATTGACGGTGACGCTCCTCAGGGCCGGACATCCTGCTCCATGATGTAG
- the LOC127946449 gene encoding gamma-crystallin N-B-like — MSQYSGKIVFYEGRCFTGRRLEVFGDCDNFQDRGFMNRVNSIRVESGAWICFDHPDFKGQQYVLERGEYPEFQRWNSHNDHMGSCRPVRMHGEHYRMQLFEGCNFTGQCMDLCDDCPFLQSRGFNTNCINSVRVFGDGAWVMYEEPNFRGRMYIVERGNYCSHNEWQAQNPNIQSIRRIVNYF, encoded by the exons ATGTCGCAGTATTCAGGAAAG ATCGTGTTTTACGAGGGCCGCTGCTTCACCGGCCGCCGGCTCGAGGTCTTCGGAGACTGTGATAACTTCCAGGACCGAGGCTTCATGAACCGAGTCAACTCCATCCGTGTGGAGAGCGGCGCCTGGATCTGCTTCGATCATCCGGACTTCAAGGGTCAGCAGTACGTCCTGGAGCGAGGAGAGTACCCCGAGTTTCAGCGCTGGAACTCACACAACGACCACATGGGCTCCTGCAGACCCGTCCGCAtg cacggAGAGCACTACCGCATGCAGCTGTTCGAGGGCTGTAACTTCACTGGTCAGTGCATGGATCTGTGTGACGACTGTCCCTTCCTCCAGAGCCGAGGCTTCAACACCAACTGCATCAACTCTGTGCGAGTGTTCGGAGACGGAGC ATGGGTGATGTATGAAGAGCCCAACTTCCGCGGTCGCATGTACATCGTGGAGCGAGGTAATTACTGCAGTCATAACGAGTGGCAGGCGCAGAATCCCAACATCCAGTCCATCCGCAGGATCGTCAACTACTTCTAA